A single region of the Deltaproteobacteria bacterium genome encodes:
- a CDS encoding electron transfer flavoprotein subunit alpha/FixB family protein, with the protein MKGPITIIVEHVRGVVRPAAYELVTLAGKMQSACRVDIRAVILGDDIGGCAEKFSADCGVPVAVVSDSRLRDYSAELYTAVLADVLKRMEPSFVCVPHSSQGADFASGLALRLGAACITGVEGYHAAEDGMLFYRPIFGGKIRAAIRPKAATTVLTLQPGSCRPHTADAAADAQVDTLDVAVADRRWGELTTRPAEKTGVDLTEAKVLVAAGRGIGEEENLELVRRLAEQFPQSAICGSRPIIDAGWMPYSRQVGVTGATVSPELYVACGISGAVQHLSGMRGAGFVVSVNSDPGAAIFNASDICIVEDLKVFIPQFIQLVDEQ; encoded by the coding sequence ATGAAAGGTCCGATCACCATCATCGTCGAACATGTTCGGGGTGTGGTACGGCCGGCGGCCTACGAACTGGTCACGCTAGCAGGTAAGATGCAGTCCGCCTGCAGGGTCGACATCAGGGCGGTTATTCTGGGGGATGATATCGGCGGATGCGCCGAAAAATTTTCGGCGGACTGCGGCGTGCCGGTGGCTGTGGTATCAGATTCCCGTCTAAGGGATTACAGTGCGGAGCTCTACACCGCCGTTTTGGCCGACGTACTGAAACGCATGGAACCGTCGTTCGTGTGTGTCCCGCATTCATCCCAGGGGGCGGACTTCGCATCCGGATTGGCTTTGCGATTGGGCGCTGCATGCATAACCGGTGTGGAGGGCTATCATGCAGCCGAGGACGGCATGTTGTTTTACCGGCCGATTTTCGGCGGCAAGATCCGGGCCGCCATCCGGCCCAAGGCGGCTACGACCGTGCTGACGCTGCAGCCCGGTTCTTGTCGGCCGCATACAGCTGATGCAGCCGCCGACGCGCAGGTCGACACCCTGGACGTGGCCGTTGCCGATCGGCGGTGGGGGGAGCTTACGACCAGGCCGGCTGAGAAGACGGGGGTCGATCTGACCGAGGCGAAGGTGCTTGTCGCTGCCGGGCGTGGGATCGGAGAAGAGGAAAATCTGGAGCTGGTCCGTCGACTGGCCGAGCAGTTTCCCCAATCGGCAATCTGCGGTTCCCGGCCGATTATCGACGCGGGCTGGATGCCCTACAGCCGGCAGGTGGGGGTGACGGGTGCCACGGTATCACCGGAACTGTATGTGGCCTGCGGTATTTCCGGGGCTGTACAGCACCTTTCAGGCATGCGCGGGGCCGGGTTCGTGGTGTCCGTCAACAGTGATCCCGGTGCCGCCATTTTCAATGCTTCCGACATCTGCATCGTTGAAGATCTGAAGGTGTTCATCCCGCAGTTCATCCAACTGGTCGACGAACAATAA
- a CDS encoding SDR family oxidoreductase, producing MTTFSLEGKVALVTGASRGIGEAVALCFAEQGAECILASRKAEALERVVEKIEGLGGKAWACAANMGDLAQISDLFAFAEKKFGKLDILVNNAATNPYFGNMSEAPEWAWDKTLAVNLKGPFFAIQEAAKLMDAAGGGAIVNVASINGVKPAPLQGIYSITKAGIISMTKGFAKELAPRRIRVNALLPGLTKTDFSKALFESKEIHQHVVQEIPMQRHAEPQEMSGAVLYLVSEAASFTTGICITCDGGYLA from the coding sequence ATGACTACTTTTTCTTTGGAAGGAAAGGTTGCCCTGGTTACCGGCGCCAGCCGTGGCATCGGGGAAGCCGTTGCCCTGTGTTTTGCAGAGCAGGGCGCCGAATGTATTCTGGCCAGCCGCAAAGCGGAGGCGCTCGAAAGGGTCGTTGAAAAAATCGAGGGCCTGGGAGGCAAGGCATGGGCATGTGCCGCCAATATGGGTGATCTGGCGCAGATTTCCGATCTGTTTGCGTTTGCAGAGAAAAAATTCGGCAAACTCGATATCCTGGTCAACAACGCGGCCACAAACCCCTATTTCGGCAATATGTCCGAGGCGCCGGAGTGGGCCTGGGACAAAACCCTGGCCGTCAATCTGAAAGGGCCTTTTTTCGCCATCCAGGAAGCGGCCAAACTGATGGATGCGGCCGGAGGCGGCGCCATCGTGAACGTGGCCTCGATAAACGGTGTCAAGCCCGCACCCCTGCAGGGCATCTATTCCATTACCAAGGCCGGGATCATATCCATGACCAAAGGCTTTGCCAAGGAACTTGCGCCCAGGAGGATCCGTGTCAACGCGCTTTTGCCCGGCCTGACCAAAACCGATTTTTCCAAGGCGCTTTTCGAATCCAAAGAGATTCATCAACACGTGGTCCAGGAAATCCCCATGCAGCGGCATGCCGAACCGCAGGAAATGTCCGGGGCCGTGCTTTACCTGGTGTCGGAAGCGGCTTCCTTTACCACAGGCATTTGCATCACCTGCGATGGGGGCTACCTGGCATGA
- a CDS encoding enoyl-CoA hydratase/isomerase family protein, translating into MKTDFKTIAVAVNDGVAVFTMDNPPVNQLSPHFMEELAQAFSGAYEDDAIKAIVITGTGKNFIAGADITQILTVKKKEDLLGLGLEGTRFISSIETGPKPVVAAINGNCLGGGLEIAMGCHYRVAAEGINLGQPEVQIGLIPGGGGTQRLPRLIALRYALEMITMGKPIKAEKAHRWGLVDQVVGADNLVETAVAAARRFLSGELNRKARMTRNQHFWLPSAAEKKAVMDVTKAMTAAQSKGYIAPMKAVEAIDRGLSYDIDTDLEREVDLFADCAVSDVAKNLIGIFLNTRAAGRLPRIKDVKPAKIKKVAMLGGGVMGSGIVNLLLKGGYQTTLWDINDAALEKGVASVKKTFAYPIKKRKMKPQDLDAMLANQLSTTTNLEDLKDVDLVIEAVLENMQVKQDIWKQLEGICPQHTVFGTNTSALPITELASVLADPGRMIGLHFFNPAHRMQLLEIICADKTSDATLATSVAFGRSIRKVPIVVNDGPGFYVSRQLGGLMGGSVYLIADGVDGAAVEQAMLNFGMPMGPATLADLTGIDINYHVNKTFEKKLGERYAVHPLTELIYQIGDYGRKTGAGYMDYSGDAPVPNPRVVDVVKTYYADNGVTPREVPEQEIVDLMLANGINEAAYMMEEGICDRPQDMDLAMIYGTGFPPYRGGILRYADRWGLDKVYEKLVALEKAYGVHFKPAGMIKTMAESGKKFYNN; encoded by the coding sequence CAACCAACTTTCCCCACACTTTATGGAGGAACTGGCCCAGGCCTTTTCAGGAGCCTACGAGGACGATGCGATAAAGGCCATTGTGATTACAGGTACCGGCAAGAACTTCATCGCCGGCGCGGACATCACCCAGATTCTGACCGTGAAGAAAAAGGAGGACCTCCTGGGGCTGGGTCTGGAAGGCACGCGTTTTATCAGCAGCATCGAGACCGGACCCAAGCCGGTGGTGGCGGCTATCAACGGCAACTGCCTGGGCGGAGGACTCGAGATCGCCATGGGCTGCCACTACAGGGTTGCGGCGGAAGGCATCAACCTGGGACAGCCTGAAGTGCAGATCGGCCTGATTCCCGGTGGCGGCGGCACCCAGCGGCTGCCGCGCCTGATCGCTCTGCGCTATGCCCTGGAAATGATTACCATGGGCAAGCCCATCAAGGCGGAGAAGGCCCACCGGTGGGGGTTGGTGGATCAGGTTGTGGGTGCGGATAATCTGGTGGAGACGGCCGTGGCCGCCGCGCGCCGTTTTTTGAGCGGAGAATTGAACCGCAAAGCCCGGATGACCCGCAACCAGCACTTTTGGCTGCCCAGTGCCGCCGAGAAAAAGGCCGTGATGGATGTTACCAAGGCCATGACCGCGGCCCAATCCAAGGGGTACATCGCCCCCATGAAGGCGGTGGAGGCCATCGACCGGGGATTGAGCTATGACATCGACACCGATCTGGAACGGGAGGTGGACCTGTTCGCCGATTGCGCGGTGTCGGATGTGGCCAAGAATCTCATCGGCATTTTCCTGAATACGCGTGCCGCCGGGAGGCTGCCGCGGATCAAAGACGTCAAACCCGCGAAGATAAAGAAGGTGGCCATGCTGGGCGGGGGTGTCATGGGTTCGGGCATCGTCAATCTGCTGCTGAAAGGCGGCTATCAGACCACGCTTTGGGACATCAACGACGCAGCCCTCGAAAAAGGGGTGGCCTCGGTGAAAAAAACGTTTGCCTACCCCATCAAGAAAAGGAAGATGAAGCCGCAGGACCTCGACGCCATGTTGGCGAACCAGCTCAGCACGACCACGAATCTGGAGGACCTCAAGGACGTGGACCTGGTCATCGAGGCGGTCCTGGAAAACATGCAGGTCAAGCAGGACATCTGGAAACAGCTCGAGGGCATCTGCCCGCAACACACCGTTTTCGGGACCAACACCTCCGCGCTGCCTATTACGGAGTTGGCGTCGGTTCTTGCCGATCCGGGACGCATGATCGGTCTGCATTTTTTCAATCCGGCCCACCGCATGCAGCTTCTGGAAATCATTTGCGCCGATAAGACGTCGGACGCCACCCTTGCCACCAGCGTCGCCTTTGGCCGGTCCATCAGGAAAGTGCCCATCGTCGTCAACGACGGGCCGGGATTTTATGTCTCCCGGCAGCTTGGCGGGCTGATGGGCGGCAGCGTGTATCTGATTGCCGACGGCGTGGACGGCGCAGCCGTGGAACAGGCCATGTTGAATTTCGGCATGCCCATGGGGCCGGCAACCCTGGCCGACCTCACCGGCATCGACATCAACTACCACGTCAACAAAACCTTCGAAAAAAAACTGGGCGAACGCTACGCCGTTCATCCGTTGACCGAGTTGATCTACCAGATCGGAGACTATGGGCGCAAAACAGGAGCCGGCTACATGGACTACAGTGGTGATGCGCCCGTGCCCAACCCCAGAGTGGTCGACGTGGTTAAAACGTATTATGCGGACAATGGCGTAACCCCCAGGGAGGTGCCGGAGCAGGAGATTGTGGATCTGATGCTGGCCAACGGCATCAACGAGGCGGCCTACATGATGGAAGAGGGCATCTGCGACCGGCCCCAGGACATGGACCTGGCCATGATCTACGGCACGGGGTTTCCGCCCTACCGCGGCGGCATCCTGCGCTATGCCGACAGGTGGGGCCTCGACAAGGTCTATGAAAAGCTCGTGGCGCTGGAAAAAGCCTACGGGGTGCATTTCAAACCCGCCGGCATGATCAAGACGATGGCTGAATCGGGTAAGAAATTTTATAATAATTAA
- a CDS encoding PaaI family thioesterase — MLTLNPAHLQSVIEIINDGPFFKHISMRVTELGLGSSKVVAKITRKHMNPFGSLHGGVYSSVIDTAAYWSAYCDLSEDQGLVSIDLKVDFLAPVLDQMVIVKGKRVKPGKTLFLTEAQMFDRNGKLLAHGTSKLMVINNKQTISDVVDYVSAERVPPKFVEV, encoded by the coding sequence ATGCTGACGTTAAACCCCGCACACCTGCAGTCGGTAATCGAAATCATTAATGACGGCCCCTTTTTCAAGCACATTTCAATGCGGGTGACGGAACTGGGCCTAGGCAGTTCGAAAGTTGTAGCCAAGATTACCAGAAAGCACATGAACCCGTTCGGCTCACTCCACGGCGGTGTTTATTCCTCTGTCATCGATACGGCCGCCTATTGGTCGGCCTACTGCGACCTCTCCGAAGATCAGGGGTTGGTTTCGATCGACCTTAAGGTCGATTTCCTTGCGCCCGTTCTCGATCAGATGGTTATTGTCAAAGGAAAAAGGGTTAAACCGGGTAAGACGCTATTTCTCACCGAGGCTCAAATGTTCGACCGAAACGGAAAACTGCTGGCCCACGGAACATCCAAGCTCATGGTGATCAACAACAAACAGACAATCAGCGATGTCGTCGACTATGTGTCCGCTGAAAGGGTGCCGCCCAAATTTGTAGAGGTCTGA
- a CDS encoding acetyl-CoA C-acetyltransferase: MKEVVIAGYLRTAQSRSRPNDPARDWFGKMRADELLGKLLPETIKRTGIDAKEIDDFIVGCATGVSEQFSFGGRYPIFLANLPDTIAAKGVDQQCGSAMAGIHIGFMEIAMDFADVVMVGGMEHMTRVPMGGDLLDRGAIKPNMSLFMAPEYQHWDMMTSMNMGLTAEKLFAQTDFTKEDMDKWGVRSHELAAKAQAAGFFKDEILPIEAEQADGSVMTVDTDQAVRADTTLEGISQLRPAFKKDGVITAGISSPLNAAATSMIMMSKETAKKKGIKPLATIRSIGFAGVDPTIMGQGPVPASKKALEKAGLKASDIDFWEINEAFCIVALNCIKELGIDPDKVNVMGGGTAIGHPLGATGVRLTGTLARILSEKGGRYGCANACCGGGQGVATIIEREDYDW, translated from the coding sequence ATGAAAGAAGTCGTTATTGCGGGATATCTGAGAACCGCCCAATCCAGGTCGAGACCCAACGATCCCGCCCGGGACTGGTTCGGTAAGATGCGGGCGGATGAGCTTTTGGGAAAACTGCTTCCCGAAACCATCAAAAGGACCGGGATCGATGCCAAGGAGATCGACGATTTTATCGTAGGCTGTGCCACCGGCGTCAGCGAGCAGTTTTCCTTTGGCGGCCGTTACCCCATCTTTTTGGCCAACCTGCCGGACACCATTGCGGCCAAAGGGGTCGACCAGCAGTGCGGCTCCGCCATGGCCGGCATTCACATCGGCTTCATGGAGATCGCCATGGATTTTGCCGACGTCGTCATGGTGGGTGGCATGGAGCATATGACCCGTGTCCCCATGGGCGGGGACCTCCTCGACCGGGGTGCCATCAAACCCAACATGAGCCTGTTCATGGCGCCCGAGTATCAGCACTGGGACATGATGACCAGCATGAACATGGGCCTGACGGCCGAAAAGCTGTTTGCTCAGACCGATTTTACCAAGGAAGACATGGACAAGTGGGGAGTTCGCTCCCACGAGCTGGCCGCCAAAGCGCAGGCGGCCGGTTTTTTCAAGGATGAAATTTTGCCTATCGAGGCCGAACAGGCCGATGGATCCGTCATGACCGTCGACACGGACCAGGCCGTCAGGGCGGATACGACGTTAGAGGGCATTTCCCAGTTGCGGCCGGCCTTTAAAAAGGACGGGGTGATCACGGCGGGCATATCTTCACCCTTGAACGCCGCGGCAACCTCCATGATCATGATGTCCAAGGAAACAGCCAAAAAAAAGGGCATCAAGCCGCTGGCCACCATCCGGTCCATCGGCTTTGCCGGTGTGGATCCCACCATCATGGGGCAGGGTCCTGTCCCGGCTTCAAAAAAAGCCTTGGAGAAAGCCGGTTTGAAGGCTTCCGACATCGATTTTTGGGAGATCAACGAGGCTTTCTGCATCGTGGCCCTCAACTGCATCAAGGAACTGGGTATCGATCCGGACAAGGTCAACGTCATGGGCGGCGGAACCGCTATCGGCCATCCCCTGGGGGCCACGGGCGTTCGTCTCACAGGAACGCTGGCGCGCATTCTCAGTGAAAAAGGCGGACGTTACGGTTGTGCCAATGCCTGCTGTGGCGGCGGCCAAGGTGTGGCCACCATCATCGAGCGGGAGGATTACGACTGGTAA
- a CDS encoding electron transfer flavoprotein subunit beta/FixA family protein: protein MMKILVCVKQVPESDAPVSIDDATGWVSLGGAATYAMNRFDECAVEEAVRIKEAYPDTVIDVVTAGPERAEAVVRRAMGMGADNGAHILTAADTYVDAFKTAAAIAAYARKQPYDLILTGAMSEDLMQAQVGPLVAAHLGMACVTSTIAIDLSAGTDRVYVEREVEGGCREVGDIRLPALLTIQTGINTPRYPALSKLLRANSRELEIVDLDVFDPGDSPQALEGVALPEKTRDAVFLEGSTAQKAGQLLNILRERSLIT from the coding sequence ATGATGAAGATACTTGTTTGTGTAAAGCAGGTGCCCGAATCCGATGCGCCGGTCAGCATCGATGACGCAACCGGCTGGGTCAGCCTCGGGGGCGCGGCAACCTATGCCATGAATCGTTTCGACGAGTGCGCCGTTGAAGAAGCCGTACGTATCAAAGAGGCTTATCCGGATACCGTCATCGACGTCGTTACCGCCGGTCCGGAGCGCGCGGAAGCCGTCGTCAGGAGGGCCATGGGGATGGGGGCCGACAACGGCGCTCACATTCTGACCGCGGCCGACACCTATGTGGATGCTTTCAAAACCGCAGCGGCCATTGCCGCCTATGCCCGAAAACAGCCGTATGATCTGATACTGACCGGCGCCATGTCCGAAGACCTGATGCAGGCTCAGGTGGGCCCTCTCGTTGCCGCCCATCTCGGCATGGCCTGTGTTACCAGCACCATCGCCATCGACCTGTCCGCAGGCACCGACAGGGTGTACGTGGAGCGCGAAGTGGAAGGCGGTTGCAGGGAGGTCGGCGATATAAGGCTGCCGGCACTTCTTACGATCCAGACCGGTATCAACACCCCCCGATACCCTGCCTTGTCGAAATTGCTGCGGGCCAACAGCCGCGAGCTGGAGATCGTGGATCTGGACGTGTTCGACCCTGGAGACTCTCCCCAGGCGTTGGAAGGGGTCGCCCTGCCGGAGAAAACCAGGGATGCCGTTTTCCTGGAGGGAAGCACTGCGCAGAAGGCCGGTCAACTGCTTAACATTTTAAGGGAACGATCGCTGATAACTTGA